The proteins below come from a single Tsuneonella deserti genomic window:
- the hisD gene encoding histidinol dehydrogenase has product MKLLRTTDVDFEKGFRRIVDDRREGAGDVAADVAAIISRVKAKGDVALSEYTQRFDDHQLTEDGDWRIDLADCAAAFEGLEPTLRDALVLAAERIRTYHESQRPTDRDEIDSAGVRLGARWRPVDAAGLYVPGGRAAYPSSLLMNAIPAKVAGVERLVVVTPTPKGQTNPLVLAAAHLAGVDEIWRVGGAQAVAALAYGTDRIRRVDVVTGPGNAWVAEAKRQLYGVVGIDMVAGPSEILVIADNKNDPDWIAADLLSQAEHDPDAQSILITDDEEFADQVADRIDVQCAMLSTRRTARASWDDHGVIVVVERLDQAIGLANRLAAEHVELAVNDTAPFLDGIRHAGSMFIGRMAPEAVGDYVAGPNHVLPTGRRARFSSGLSVIDFMKRTSFIEMNHNSLAVIGPAAAALAHAEGLPAHANSIEVRLK; this is encoded by the coding sequence ATGAAGCTGCTGCGCACCACCGATGTCGATTTCGAAAAGGGGTTCCGCCGGATCGTCGACGACCGGCGCGAAGGCGCGGGCGACGTCGCCGCCGATGTCGCCGCGATCATTTCGCGGGTGAAGGCCAAGGGCGACGTGGCGCTCAGCGAATACACCCAGCGGTTCGACGATCACCAACTCACCGAGGACGGCGACTGGCGCATCGACCTGGCCGATTGCGCGGCGGCGTTCGAAGGGCTCGAGCCGACCTTGCGGGACGCGCTGGTCCTCGCCGCCGAACGCATCCGCACCTACCACGAAAGCCAGCGCCCGACCGACCGTGACGAGATCGACTCCGCCGGCGTGCGGCTGGGCGCGCGGTGGCGGCCCGTGGATGCCGCGGGGCTCTACGTTCCGGGGGGCCGCGCGGCCTATCCTTCCTCGCTGCTGATGAACGCCATTCCGGCCAAGGTCGCCGGCGTGGAGCGGCTGGTGGTTGTCACCCCGACGCCGAAGGGTCAGACAAACCCGCTGGTCCTGGCCGCCGCGCACTTGGCCGGAGTGGACGAGATCTGGCGCGTCGGCGGCGCGCAGGCGGTTGCCGCCCTGGCGTACGGGACCGATCGGATTCGCCGCGTGGACGTCGTCACCGGCCCCGGCAACGCCTGGGTGGCGGAGGCGAAGCGCCAGCTTTATGGCGTCGTCGGGATCGACATGGTCGCCGGGCCGAGCGAAATCCTTGTCATTGCGGACAACAAGAACGATCCCGACTGGATCGCCGCCGACCTACTCAGCCAGGCCGAGCACGACCCTGACGCGCAATCAATCCTTATCACCGACGACGAGGAGTTCGCGGATCAGGTGGCGGACCGGATCGACGTACAGTGCGCCATGCTGTCCACCCGCCGCACCGCGCGCGCCAGTTGGGACGATCACGGGGTCATCGTGGTCGTGGAGCGGCTCGACCAGGCGATCGGCCTCGCCAATCGGCTCGCCGCCGAGCACGTCGAACTGGCGGTGAACGATACCGCGCCTTTCCTCGACGGCATCCGCCACGCCGGCAGCATGTTCATCGGCCGCATGGCGCCCGAGGCGGTCGGTGATTACGTCGCCGGGCCCAACCACGTTCTCCCCACAGGTCGCCGCGCACGGTTCTCCAGCGGGCTGTCGGTGATCGATTTCATGAAGCGTACGAGCTTTATCGAGATGAATCACAACTCGCTGGCCGTTATCGGCCCCGCCGCCGCGGCGCTTGCCCATGCCGAGGGCCTGCCCGCGCACGCCAATTCGATCGAGGTTCGCCTGAAATGA
- the nusB gene encoding transcription antitermination factor NusB yields MNTSPRSQARSAARLAAVQALYQHQLEGTPTARLLDEFHQHRLGHTIDDDEFADAEVDFFDDLVRGAIARGAEIDDLLTARLAEGWTLKRLDKTMLQILRAGAYELLARADVPVAAAISEWVDVAKAFFDDREAKFVNGVLDAVAKGVR; encoded by the coding sequence ATGAACACTTCCCCGCGCAGTCAGGCGCGTTCGGCGGCCCGTTTGGCGGCTGTTCAAGCGCTTTATCAGCATCAGTTGGAAGGCACGCCGACCGCGCGCCTGCTCGACGAGTTCCACCAGCACCGCCTTGGCCATACGATCGACGATGATGAATTCGCCGACGCCGAGGTCGATTTCTTCGACGATCTGGTTCGCGGCGCAATCGCCCGGGGGGCGGAAATCGACGACCTCCTGACGGCCCGCCTCGCGGAAGGCTGGACCTTGAAAAGGCTCGACAAGACAATGCTGCAGATCCTGCGCGCCGGGGCCTACGAACTGCTCGCCCGCGCGGACGTTCCCGTCGCCGCCGCGATCAGCGAGTGGGTCGATGTCGCCAAGGCCTTTTTCGACGACCGGGAAGCCAAGTTCGTCAACGGCGTGCTCGACGCGGTCGCGAAGGGCGTGCGCTGA